A genomic segment from Helicobacteraceae bacterium encodes:
- a CDS encoding chemotaxis protein CheD, producing the protein MRTEFERAETVYPRHFIHVGEIYIAEKPTEIATVLGSCVGVCLFDRKLKIGGMNHYLLPLWNGNGLKSPKFGNVSIPKMIEQAKAVGCKIDDIEAKVFGGANANPTNLEDMMIGKKNIIIAKEILTQSKISIVAEDTGGTRGRRIVMRSDTNHIWLRYAGA; encoded by the coding sequence TTGCGGACGGAGTTCGAGCGCGCGGAAACAGTTTATCCGCGTCATTTTATTCACGTAGGCGAGATATATATCGCGGAAAAACCTACGGAAATCGCCACCGTGCTTGGCTCGTGCGTCGGCGTCTGCCTGTTTGATCGCAAACTAAAAATAGGCGGAATGAACCACTATCTTTTGCCGCTGTGGAACGGCAACGGGCTTAAAAGTCCAAAGTTTGGCAACGTGTCGATCCCTAAAATGATCGAGCAGGCAAAAGCGGTAGGCTGCAAAATTGACGATATAGAGGCAAAGGTTTTTGGAGGCGCGAACGCCAACCCCACAAATTTAGAAGATATGATGATTGGCAAAAAAAACATCATTATCGCTAAGGAGATTCTAACGCAAAGCAAAATTTCAATAGTCGCCGAAGATACGGGCGGAACGCGCGGCAGACGAATCGTTATGAGAAGCGATACTAACCATATCTGGCTTCGTTACGCGGGCGCATAG
- a CDS encoding protein-glutamate O-methyltransferase CheR yields MAIGATNISGAEFKLFQDYVYKNVGISLADHKITLVQGRLSKRLRALGLNSYKEYYDYMIADRSGEEEYQLISAISTNVTQFFRESSQWDFLADELPNIIAKKKDKKLRIWSAACSSGEEPYSIAIFLCSHMRDISQWDVNIFASDISKRVLDKAQSGVYEEKDVQGVPRNLLASYFTAGKNSAGENQYQVTDQIKRLVTFKMFNLVYDNFHPFYSRFDVIFCRNVMIYFDSQTQQRLISAYHKALVEDGLLFVGHSESLTRNRDEFKLIKPSIYRRI; encoded by the coding sequence ATGGCGATAGGCGCTACCAATATAAGCGGCGCGGAGTTTAAGCTGTTTCAAGACTACGTGTATAAGAACGTAGGCATCTCTCTTGCCGATCATAAAATTACGCTTGTGCAAGGCAGGCTTTCAAAACGGCTTCGCGCGCTGGGCTTAAATAGCTACAAAGAGTATTACGACTATATGATCGCCGATCGTTCGGGCGAAGAGGAGTATCAACTGATAAGCGCGATCAGCACAAACGTTACGCAATTTTTTCGCGAAAGCTCCCAATGGGATTTTCTCGCCGACGAACTGCCCAATATAATCGCTAAGAAAAAAGACAAGAAATTGCGAATATGGTCGGCGGCATGCTCTAGCGGAGAGGAGCCGTATTCGATCGCGATCTTTTTATGCTCGCATATGCGCGACATATCGCAATGGGACGTTAATATCTTTGCCAGCGACATTTCAAAAAGAGTTTTGGATAAAGCGCAGAGCGGCGTTTACGAGGAGAAAGACGTTCAGGGCGTGCCGCGCAATCTGCTCGCCTCGTATTTTACGGCGGGGAAAAACAGCGCGGGCGAAAATCAATATCAAGTAACCGATCAGATAAAGCGATTGGTAACCTTCAAAATGTTCAACCTTGTTTATGACAATTTTCATCCGTTTTATTCGCGGTTTGACGTTATTTTTTGCAGGAACGTGATGATCTACTTCGACTCGCAGACTCAGCAGCGGCTCATAAGCGCCTACCACAAAGCTCTAGTCGAGGACGGTTTGCTGTTTGTGGGGCATAGCGAATCGCTCACTAGAAACAGAGACGAGTTTAAGCTGATCAAGCCGTCTATCTACAGGAGAATATGA
- the fabD gene encoding ACP S-malonyltransferase: MKKIVAVFPGQGSQAIGMGKSFVERYDYAKELLDEASGALGYDLGKVLFEENDLLGQTRYTQPAILFVSVTAYKLFESELPVKPIYALGHSLGELSAVCAMGALSLSDALQVAAARGESMQKACEGAGAGMMVALGLSDENAETLCETARKEGKKVWTANYNCDGQIVLAGLKADLETLIDRLKAAGAKRAALLDMSVASHCPLLASAQEPLRKILTEKLNSDRFIAPIVSNASAKPYQTSAEAIELLSDQLIKPVRYKQSVAAIAEEADIFVEFGHGNVLKGLNKKIASKETIGVSTADDLEAAIEILSKGE; the protein is encoded by the coding sequence ATGAAAAAGATCGTCGCCGTTTTTCCGGGTCAAGGTTCGCAAGCGATCGGTATGGGCAAGAGCTTTGTCGAGCGTTACGACTACGCCAAAGAGTTGCTAGACGAAGCGAGCGGCGCGCTCGGTTACGATTTAGGCAAAGTCCTGTTCGAGGAGAACGATCTGCTTGGGCAAACGCGCTACACGCAACCGGCGATCTTGTTTGTCTCCGTAACGGCGTATAAACTTTTTGAAAGCGAATTGCCCGTTAAACCGATCTACGCGCTAGGACATTCGCTTGGCGAGCTTAGCGCGGTTTGCGCTATGGGCGCTCTGAGTTTAAGCGACGCTTTGCAAGTCGCCGCCGCGCGCGGAGAATCGATGCAAAAAGCGTGCGAGGGCGCCGGCGCTGGTATGATGGTCGCGTTAGGTTTGAGCGACGAAAACGCCGAAACGCTGTGCGAAACGGCGAGAAAAGAGGGCAAAAAGGTCTGGACGGCAAACTACAATTGCGACGGGCAGATAGTTTTAGCGGGCTTAAAAGCGGATTTAGAAACGCTGATCGATCGCCTCAAGGCGGCGGGAGCTAAACGCGCGGCGCTATTAGATATGTCCGTAGCCAGCCACTGTCCGCTTCTTGCCAGCGCGCAAGAGCCGCTAAGAAAAATCCTAACCGAAAAGCTAAACTCCGATCGCTTTATCGCGCCTATCGTATCCAACGCGAGCGCCAAACCCTACCAAACAAGCGCCGAGGCGATCGAGCTACTGTCCGATCAGTTGATCAAGCCCGTGCGTTACAAACAGAGCGTCGCGGCGATCGCGGAGGAGGCGGATATTTTCGTCGAGTTTGGACACGGAAACGTGTTAAAAGGGTTGAACAAAAAAATCGCGTCCAAAGAGACGATCGGCGTTTCAACCGCCGACGATTTAGAGGCGGCGATCGAAATTCTAAGCAAAGGAGAGTAG
- a CDS encoding sensor histidine kinase, whose translation MTQTQEINDDELIGELSRRLNEKNASIKEMEFLTKKLLALNEKTKENESIKDQFMSIVISSFSNPLKSLLEMANSLAEKGDRGDFDSIAHQINVELLRLDFEFTNIFAATEIEEGKIENVYSNIKFDDVFQKARNALRYLIKGKELSVVLASREDSGFIADERKIYIILINLLSNACEFSYPKSSVIVELKRLENDFLLSVTDFGEGVNVEYAAQVYCRFARFGGGKVRSRQGLGLGLSVARGLCEALEGKIDFESKESRTVFRVTFPIAREVECAGGESDLFDEFKKNAVEL comes from the coding sequence ATGACGCAAACGCAAGAGATAAACGACGACGAGCTTATAGGCGAGCTATCCCGCAGGCTGAACGAAAAAAACGCCTCCATAAAAGAGATGGAGTTTTTAACAAAGAAACTACTCGCGCTAAACGAAAAAACTAAAGAAAACGAATCGATCAAAGATCAATTTATGTCGATAGTTATAAGCTCTTTTTCAAATCCGCTCAAATCGCTTCTGGAGATGGCGAACAGCTTGGCGGAAAAAGGCGATCGCGGCGATTTTGATTCGATCGCGCATCAGATCAACGTCGAGCTTTTAAGGCTTGATTTTGAATTTACCAATATCTTCGCGGCGACGGAGATAGAAGAGGGCAAAATCGAGAACGTTTATTCCAATATAAAATTCGACGACGTTTTTCAAAAAGCGCGTAACGCCCTACGCTACTTGATTAAAGGAAAAGAGCTTTCCGTAGTTTTGGCTTCGCGCGAGGATAGCGGTTTTATCGCCGACGAGCGCAAGATATATATAATTTTAATCAATCTGCTTTCAAACGCCTGCGAATTTTCGTATCCGAAATCAAGCGTGATCGTCGAGTTAAAGAGGCTGGAAAACGACTTTTTGCTCTCGGTAACGGATTTCGGCGAAGGCGTAAACGTGGAATACGCCGCGCAGGTTTATTGCAGATTTGCAAGATTTGGCGGCGGCAAGGTTAGATCGCGACAGGGGCTCGGTCTAGGATTGAGCGTCGCTAGAGGTCTTTGCGAAGCCCTGGAGGGCAAAATCGATTTTGAGAGCAAAGAGAGTCGAACGGTTTTTCGCGTAACGTTTCCAATCGCGCGCGAAGTCGAATGCGCCGGCGGCGAAAGCGATTTGTTTGACGAATTCAAGAAAAACGCCGTGGAGCTATAA
- a CDS encoding tRNA 2-thiocytidine biosynthesis protein TtcA — translation MKTAAARLPKRVIRSFAKTIADYNLIGEGDRVLLGLSGGKDSLTLAHLLLRARRSAPFKFDFLAVTIDYGMGEDLSRVAAHCAEYGIPYHIEKTNIFKTAPDHIREGSSFCSYFSRMRRGALYSLAERTGYGTLALAHHLDDAAESFFMSLFYGGKIRSMPPVYRASDHDVKIIRPLIKTRESQLAECARENGFPVVGDENCPAFNMNVKPPRVRYETKSWLKELESKQAGLFDQFRHAFETLDIQSFADRRYI, via the coding sequence ATGAAAACGGCGGCGGCAAGATTGCCTAAGCGGGTTATTCGCTCCTTTGCCAAAACGATCGCCGACTACAATCTGATCGGCGAAGGCGATCGCGTTTTGCTGGGTTTAAGCGGCGGCAAGGATTCGCTGACGCTGGCGCACCTGCTTTTACGCGCGCGGCGTAGCGCGCCGTTTAAGTTTGATTTTCTCGCGGTTACGATCGACTACGGAATGGGCGAGGATTTAAGCCGCGTCGCGGCGCACTGCGCCGAATACGGTATTCCTTACCATATAGAAAAAACGAATATCTTCAAAACCGCGCCCGATCATATCCGCGAGGGCAGCTCGTTTTGCAGCTATTTTTCGCGTATGCGGCGCGGCGCGCTCTATTCGCTCGCCGAGCGAACGGGATACGGAACGCTCGCGCTGGCGCACCATCTTGACGACGCGGCGGAGAGCTTTTTTATGAGCCTCTTTTACGGCGGCAAAATCAGGTCTATGCCGCCCGTTTATCGCGCTAGCGATCACGACGTTAAAATTATTCGCCCGTTAATCAAAACCCGCGAGTCCCAACTTGCCGAGTGCGCGAGGGAGAACGGCTTTCCCGTCGTCGGCGACGAAAACTGCCCCGCGTTCAATATGAACGTAAAACCCCCGCGCGTCAGATACGAAACAAAGAGTTGGCTAAAAGAGCTAGAATCCAAGCAAGCGGGGCTTTTCGATCAGTTTCGGCACGCTTTTGAGACGCTCGATATACAATCTTTCGCCGATCGCCGATATATTTAG
- a CDS encoding 5'-methylthioadenosine/adenosylhomocysteine nucleosidase encodes MIGIIGAMIEEIEPILERLDGVKTIKAGNNDYHYGTYGGKNVALAYSRIGKVNAAITATILIERFKAKKILFSGVAGAINDSLRIGDLIYATRLVQHDVDITAFGHPIGFIPETGDYYETSEELNDLAKSVAQAWSVKLGKGVIATGDQFIADPDKKRLIAERFKADAVEMEGASVACVCRSFGVPFFVLRAISDAADMDAGFNFDEFLRSSAKVSANFVLGMVARL; translated from the coding sequence ATGATTGGAATAATTGGCGCGATGATCGAGGAGATCGAACCAATCCTCGAAAGATTAGACGGCGTAAAAACCATTAAGGCGGGAAACAACGACTACCATTACGGAACATACGGCGGCAAAAACGTGGCGCTCGCCTACAGCCGAATAGGCAAGGTAAACGCCGCGATCACCGCTACGATCCTAATCGAGCGGTTCAAAGCCAAAAAAATTTTATTTAGCGGCGTGGCGGGCGCGATCAACGACAGTCTGCGTATCGGCGATCTGATCTACGCGACGCGCCTCGTCCAACACGACGTGGATATAACGGCGTTCGGACACCCGATAGGCTTTATCCCCGAAACGGGCGACTACTACGAAACGAGCGAAGAGCTAAACGACTTGGCAAAAAGCGTCGCGCAGGCGTGGAGCGTCAAACTCGGCAAAGGCGTAATCGCCACGGGCGATCAGTTTATAGCCGATCCGGACAAGAAACGGCTGATAGCGGAGCGCTTCAAAGCGGACGCGGTGGAGATGGAGGGCGCGTCGGTGGCGTGCGTCTGCCGCTCGTTTGGCGTTCCGTTTTTCGTTTTGCGGGCGATCAGCGACGCGGCGGATATGGACGCGGGGTTTAATTTCGACGAATTTTTGCGCTCAAGCGCAAAGGTCAGCGCCAATTTCGTATTGGGAATGGTCGCTAGATTATGA
- a CDS encoding CpaF/VirB11 family protein, with product MSRQTEQARELLEGFLKAGVDCVISGETQSGKTSLARAVAPEAPIIHNFELAGDYLGAVRSRLISSKRVIVENATQEGAKFLEPLLATRTILGDAFDATFIVTTRQNLILDGCASIKLSAIEAGAWLKWAKASRIHPALIALVEESSAFLKRHELKTIEALSKLLCARPSAKTLESAIGAMLGEDKEAIAFLSENVSAPIDSLEGVYTSTDENVKAYESALIEKIKTDPSKEDVSRFAQYIYASAQNRPKEAISLLTELLSSRKAADALDQILSDKRVQKIIDAFADA from the coding sequence GTGAGCCGACAAACGGAGCAAGCGCGCGAGCTTCTTGAAGGCTTTCTTAAAGCGGGCGTGGATTGCGTAATTTCGGGCGAGACGCAAAGCGGCAAAACCTCGCTTGCGCGCGCCGTCGCGCCCGAAGCGCCGATCATTCACAATTTCGAGCTTGCGGGCGACTATCTAGGCGCCGTTAGATCGCGTCTGATCTCGTCAAAAAGAGTTATCGTAGAAAACGCTACGCAAGAGGGCGCGAAGTTTTTAGAGCCGCTGCTGGCTACAAGGACGATACTAGGCGACGCGTTCGACGCGACGTTTATCGTAACTACGCGCCAAAATCTGATCTTAGACGGCTGCGCGTCGATAAAGCTCTCCGCAATCGAGGCGGGCGCTTGGCTTAAATGGGCGAAAGCAAGCCGTATCCACCCCGCGCTAATCGCGCTTGTCGAGGAAAGTTCGGCGTTTCTAAAGCGCCACGAGCTAAAAACGATCGAGGCGTTATCTAAACTCCTATGCGCGCGCCCTTCGGCTAAAACGCTAGAAAGCGCGATCGGCGCTATGTTGGGCGAGGATAAGGAGGCGATCGCCTTTTTAAGCGAAAACGTATCCGCGCCTATCGATTCTTTGGAGGGCGTTTATACCTCTACGGACGAAAACGTCAAAGCCTACGAGAGCGCTCTGATAGAAAAGATAAAAACCGATCCAAGCAAGGAGGACGTATCGCGCTTTGCGCAGTATATTTACGCGAGCGCTCAAAACAGACCAAAAGAGGCGATAAGCCTTCTTACGGAACTATTAAGCAGCCGCAAAGCCGCCGACGCGCTCGATCAAATTTTAAGCGACAAGCGCGTTCAAAAAATAATAGACGCGTTCGCGGACGCATAA
- a CDS encoding DUF1795 domain-containing protein, translating to MKRAFAALICFAAIASFGASATVDCAKRYTEEGVFSVCPPTGWELRSIMGVKYKLFIEAEKDGASANINFIEESFDGSLKDYVDLNLKALPNAFDDFKLIKREKFSSKNVKGERLVIENTQFGLALRQTLYIFELKGSTKMVIACTATAPRSAAYVSIFEDMINSFQKL from the coding sequence ATGAAACGAGCGTTTGCGGCGTTGATATGCTTTGCGGCGATAGCGTCGTTTGGAGCGTCGGCTACGGTCGATTGCGCCAAACGCTATACGGAAGAAGGCGTTTTTTCGGTCTGCCCGCCAACCGGCTGGGAGCTTAGATCCATAATGGGCGTGAAATACAAGTTATTTATTGAAGCGGAAAAAGACGGCGCGAGCGCCAATATCAACTTTATTGAAGAGTCTTTTGACGGATCGCTTAAAGACTACGTCGATCTAAACCTAAAAGCGTTACCCAACGCATTTGACGACTTTAAGCTGATTAAACGCGAAAAGTTTTCTTCCAAGAACGTTAAGGGCGAACGGCTTGTAATCGAAAATACGCAATTTGGATTGGCGCTACGCCAAACGCTTTATATATTCGAGCTGAAAGGATCGACAAAGATGGTAATAGCCTGCACCGCGACGGCGCCTCGTAGCGCCGCTTACGTCTCGATTTTTGAAGATATGATAAACTCCTTTCAGAAACTTTAA
- the cheB gene encoding chemotaxis-specific protein-glutamate methyltransferase CheB: protein MAIKILIAEIGGKKRGVSAYEILKKEPRFTIVEIAKDIFEARDKIGKTRPNLICLDYDSQQLDYVRHITKLTPFAIPALIFSPLERRDAKLALDALGQGAIDFVVKPSVCNAAIEKELIDKVYAGAKSKIARVGGADRPKEPMIALQPSPTKKIIAIGASTGGTEALKEVLTRMPKGSPGIVIVQHMPPNFTGTFAQRLDSLCAINVKEAKQGDEVVANQALIAPGDMHMFVRRSASRYFVEISRGDKISGHRPSVDALFESVAQSAGANAVGAILTGMGGDGARGMLKMHKAGAKTVAQDEKTCVVFGMPKVAIELGAVDRVASLETIPAAVLQFAAEI, encoded by the coding sequence GTGGCAATTAAAATTTTGATCGCGGAAATCGGCGGCAAAAAGCGGGGCGTTTCGGCGTATGAAATACTCAAAAAAGAGCCGCGCTTTACAATCGTCGAGATCGCGAAAGATATATTTGAAGCGCGCGATAAAATTGGAAAAACGCGCCCTAACTTAATCTGTTTGGATTACGATAGCCAACAGTTGGACTACGTTCGGCATATAACGAAGCTAACGCCATTCGCGATTCCCGCGCTGATTTTTTCGCCGCTAGAGAGGCGCGACGCCAAGCTCGCGCTTGACGCGCTAGGACAAGGGGCGATTGACTTCGTCGTAAAACCGAGCGTTTGCAACGCGGCGATCGAAAAAGAGCTCATAGACAAAGTTTACGCGGGCGCGAAATCTAAGATCGCGCGCGTCGGCGGCGCGGATCGTCCCAAAGAGCCTATGATCGCTTTGCAACCTAGCCCGACAAAAAAAATTATCGCTATAGGCGCTAGCACCGGCGGCACGGAGGCGCTGAAAGAGGTTTTGACGCGCATGCCAAAGGGCAGCCCCGGCATAGTGATTGTTCAGCATATGCCGCCGAATTTTACGGGGACCTTCGCGCAACGTCTGGACTCTCTGTGCGCGATCAACGTTAAAGAAGCCAAGCAGGGCGACGAGGTGGTGGCAAATCAAGCGCTTATAGCGCCCGGCGATATGCATATGTTTGTGCGCAGAAGCGCCTCTCGATACTTTGTGGAAATATCGCGCGGCGATAAAATTTCGGGGCATCGCCCAAGCGTGGACGCGCTGTTTGAGTCCGTAGCGCAGAGCGCGGGCGCGAACGCGGTCGGAGCGATCCTGACGGGAATGGGCGGCGACGGCGCGCGCGGTATGCTAAAAATGCATAAAGCCGGCGCGAAAACGGTGGCGCAAGACGAGAAAACCTGCGTGGTTTTCGGTATGCCAAAGGTGGCGATCGAGCTAGGGGCGGTAGATAGAGTCGCGTCGTTGGAGACGATACCCGCCGCCGTTTTGCAATTTGCGGCGGAAATTTGA
- a CDS encoding CusA/CzcA family heavy metal efflux RND transporter, protein MINRVINSSIANSFLTLTAAALITVVGVWAIKNTPIDALPDLSDTQVIVQTSYAGQAPRIIEDQITYPLSTLLMSVPRAKTTRGFSAFGESFIYVIFEDGTDLYWARSRVLEYLNQVKLPSGVTPKIGPDATGVGWIYEYALIDRSAKRDLSQLRELQDWFLSYELRAVNGVAEIASVGGAIREFQIVVDPMKLQQYGIEFGAIKEALSQSNSEMGGSVIELAEAEYMVRSSGYLETIEDFERILLRSDPNGAPIYLKDVARVQIGAQMRRGVAELDGEGEVAGAIVVMRNGANAREVIAAVKQKLEELKPSLPEGVEIVETYDRSALIDRAIANLTSKLIEEFLVVALVCAVFLRHMRSAFAAIISLPLGVFISFIVMYFQGINANIMSLGGVAIAIGAMADAAVVMVENAHKVLERRKKERGAIEDAERLKLIASACGEVGGALFISLLIITLSFVPIFTLQGEEGRLFSPLAFTKTYAMAGAAILAITVIPALMGYLIRGKIPNEKDSRLNRFLIKAYSPALNLTLAHPKTTIAIAIVMLGATIYPIKHIGGEFLPRIAEGDLLYMPSTLPSISSAQAAKLLQNSDRLIKTVPEVERVFGKAGRADTATDPAPMSMIETAIKLKPKEEWREGVTLNDIIRELDDRVRFPGVANLWAQPIRSRIDMLSTGVKSPIGIKVSGQNLETIDEAAERIVAIAKEVEGVTSALAEKLTGGRYINIDLNRENLARYDMTIAKAQEIVSMAIGGEIAGESVEGTHRHPINIRLPQRYRDGVLALKDMPVVTPSGQLITLSDIADVSISAGVPMLKSENARPSAWIYIDARGRDLVSVVEDIRSKIVDRANLTDVSVSFTGQFELLKRASERLATMIPFTLAIIFVLLFIAFKRFGEAVLIICTIPFALIGGFWFLYLAGWDFSVAVGTGFIALAGLAAEFGVVMLIYLKSAVKNSPRPIDNVEALDDALRYGAVQRVRPKAMTVTVIIAGLLPIMFGDGAGSEVMSRIAAPMIGGMISAPLLSMFIVPAAYKLLMLRRVKIKDKR, encoded by the coding sequence ATGATTAACCGCGTAATCAACTCGTCGATCGCCAATAGTTTTTTGACTCTGACGGCGGCGGCGTTGATAACCGTGGTTGGCGTTTGGGCGATCAAAAACACGCCGATAGACGCTCTGCCCGATCTAAGCGACACGCAGGTTATCGTTCAAACAAGTTACGCGGGGCAAGCGCCGCGCATTATAGAAGATCAGATCACCTATCCGCTCTCCACGCTGCTTATGAGCGTGCCGCGCGCTAAAACTACGCGCGGGTTTTCCGCTTTTGGAGAGTCGTTTATATATGTGATCTTCGAGGACGGAACCGATCTGTATTGGGCTAGATCGCGCGTTTTGGAGTATCTAAATCAGGTTAAGTTGCCAAGCGGCGTTACGCCTAAAATCGGTCCCGACGCGACGGGGGTGGGCTGGATCTACGAATACGCGCTTATAGACAGAAGCGCCAAACGCGATCTATCGCAACTAAGAGAGCTGCAAGATTGGTTTCTAAGCTACGAGCTTCGCGCCGTGAACGGGGTCGCGGAGATAGCGAGCGTCGGCGGGGCGATACGGGAGTTTCAGATCGTTGTCGATCCTATGAAACTCCAGCAATACGGGATCGAGTTTGGAGCGATCAAAGAGGCGCTTTCGCAATCAAACAGCGAGATGGGCGGAAGCGTTATAGAGCTTGCCGAAGCGGAATATATGGTGCGTTCCAGCGGGTATCTGGAGACGATCGAGGATTTTGAGCGAATCTTGCTGCGAAGCGATCCAAACGGCGCGCCTATATATCTAAAAGACGTGGCGCGCGTTCAGATCGGCGCGCAGATGCGGCGCGGCGTAGCGGAGCTTGACGGCGAGGGCGAAGTCGCGGGCGCGATAGTCGTTATGAGAAACGGCGCCAACGCGCGCGAGGTGATCGCCGCCGTCAAGCAAAAATTAGAGGAGCTAAAACCTTCGCTGCCAGAGGGCGTGGAGATTGTGGAAACCTACGACAGAAGCGCGCTAATCGATCGGGCGATCGCCAATCTAACAAGCAAGCTGATCGAGGAGTTTCTCGTCGTCGCGCTTGTCTGCGCGGTTTTTTTGCGCCATATGCGATCGGCGTTCGCGGCGATTATCTCCTTGCCGCTTGGCGTGTTTATCTCGTTTATCGTTATGTATTTTCAGGGTATCAACGCGAACATTATGTCGCTAGGCGGCGTGGCGATCGCGATCGGCGCGATGGCGGACGCGGCGGTCGTGATGGTCGAAAACGCGCACAAAGTTTTAGAGCGGCGCAAAAAAGAGCGCGGCGCGATCGAGGACGCGGAGCGTCTGAAACTGATCGCTTCGGCTTGCGGCGAAGTGGGCGGCGCACTGTTTATTAGCCTGCTGATCATCACGCTTTCGTTCGTTCCGATCTTTACGCTTCAGGGCGAAGAGGGACGGCTGTTTTCGCCGCTCGCATTCACCAAAACTTACGCTATGGCGGGCGCGGCGATACTAGCCATAACGGTTATTCCCGCTTTAATGGGCTATCTTATTCGCGGCAAAATCCCAAACGAAAAAGATAGCCGCTTAAACAGGTTTTTGATCAAAGCGTATAGCCCCGCGTTAAATCTGACGCTGGCGCATCCCAAAACGACGATAGCGATCGCGATCGTTATGTTAGGCGCGACGATCTATCCGATAAAACATATAGGCGGCGAGTTTCTGCCTAGGATCGCGGAGGGCGATCTTTTGTATATGCCGTCAACCCTGCCTAGCATATCTTCGGCGCAGGCGGCAAAACTGCTGCAAAACTCCGATCGGCTTATCAAAACCGTACCCGAAGTCGAAAGGGTTTTTGGCAAAGCGGGACGCGCCGACACCGCCACCGATCCCGCGCCTATGTCGATGATCGAGACGGCGATCAAGTTAAAACCGAAAGAGGAGTGGCGCGAAGGCGTAACGCTAAACGACATAATCCGCGAGCTTGACGATCGCGTTCGGTTTCCGGGCGTGGCTAACCTGTGGGCGCAACCGATCAGAAGCCGTATCGATATGCTCTCCACAGGCGTAAAAAGCCCAATCGGAATCAAGGTATCGGGGCAGAACCTAGAGACGATCGACGAAGCCGCCGAGCGGATCGTAGCCATCGCCAAAGAGGTCGAGGGCGTTACAAGCGCGTTAGCCGAAAAATTAACGGGGGGCAGATATATCAACATAGACCTCAATCGCGAAAATCTGGCGCGTTACGATATGACAATCGCCAAGGCGCAAGAGATTGTGTCTATGGCGATCGGCGGCGAAATCGCGGGGGAGAGCGTGGAGGGGACGCATCGCCACCCAATCAACATTCGTCTGCCGCAACGCTACCGCGACGGCGTTTTGGCGCTTAAAGATATGCCCGTCGTAACGCCAAGCGGACAACTGATAACGCTAAGCGATATAGCGGACGTATCGATAAGCGCGGGCGTTCCTATGCTAAAGAGCGAAAACGCCCGCCCAAGCGCGTGGATATATATCGACGCTCGCGGGCGCGATCTCGTTTCCGTCGTGGAAGATATTCGATCAAAAATCGTCGATCGCGCGAATCTAACGGACGTTAGCGTAAGTTTTACCGGACAGTTCGAGCTTCTAAAGCGAGCGAGCGAGCGGCTTGCGACGATGATCCCTTTTACGCTGGCGATTATCTTTGTCTTGCTTTTTATAGCTTTCAAACGATTTGGCGAGGCGGTTTTGATAATATGCACAATTCCGTTTGCGCTAATCGGAGGGTTTTGGTTTTTATACCTCGCGGGGTGGGATTTTTCGGTGGCGGTAGGAACGGGCTTTATCGCTTTGGCTGGTTTAGCGGCGGAGTTTGGCGTGGTCATGCTGATTTATCTCAAATCCGCCGTAAAAAACTCGCCGCGCCCTATCGATAACGTCGAAGCGTTAGACGACGCGTTGCGTTACGGCGCGGTTCAAAGGGTGCGCCCAAAGGCGATGACGGTAACGGTCATCATAGCGGGACTGCTTCCGATTATGTTTGGCGACGGCGCGGGTTCCGAGGTTATGAGCCGCATAGCCGCGCCTATGATTGGCGGAATGATCAGCGCGCCTTTGCTCTCCATGTTTATCGTCCCAGCGGCGTATAAACTGCTTATGTTAAGGCGCGTAAAAATAAAGGATAAACGATGA